A genomic segment from Nicotiana sylvestris chromosome 1, ASM39365v2, whole genome shotgun sequence encodes:
- the LOC104247515 gene encoding F-box protein At1g10780 yields the protein MDSLPDAIVQCILSNITNAKDVASSSCVSRRWKESIPYLNRLVFTRNVFDNLKKYSPDDIVGHMVSSIIRLEELVVYCPFTGSGLASWLSLAGPSLRRLELKMDDNLIEQNPGSRNPSKLDCISAAMHLESLKLWGVNMTHCPKWDTFYRLRDLQIVGTVTDDSTLSTALRACPNLSNLLLLGCEGLKYVSIELPQLEVCNLDFNGLGNCSLYLNCPKIQHLEVQGCSWIRVLETRLLRNLSISNTSGRVNGVVFGKLVALESLEMRGVQWCWDAVNEMLRLSSEVKHLFMKVEFTGDSDSLQPFPEIDFVDFFNSHPKLTKFDIHGAMFAALCQRNSLKNVDYRFMIPCLEEVVVTVRSPLNAEQKMSTLESLINYGKKLRKMRIKILQMKSSHSSTDDFFEEICRFTRMNRRIVSIE from the exons ATGGACTCTTTGCCTGATGCCATTGTCCAGTGCATCCTATCCAACATAACCAATGCAAAAGATGTGGCTTCTTCTTCTTGTGTATCAAGAAGGTGGAAGGAGTCAATTCCTTATCTCAATAGGCTTGTCTTCACTCGTAATGTTTTTGACAACCTTAAGAAGTACTCTCCTGATGACATTGTTGGGCACATGGTTTCATCAATTATTCGATTGGAAGAACTTGTTGTATACTGCCCGTTTACTGGTTCTGGCCTAGCATCGTGGCTTTCATTGGCAGGACCTTCTCTACGGAGGCTTGAGCTAAAGATGGACGACAACCTCATTGAGCAGAACCCGGGCTCCAGGAACCCCTCAAAGTTGGACTGTATCTCAGCAGCAATGCATTTGGAATCTTTGAAACTTTGGGGGGTGAATATGACACATTGCCCCAAATGGGACACTTTCTATAGGCTTAGAGATCTCCAAATAGTTGGTACAGTAACAGATGACTCTACCCTCTCTACTGCATTAAGGGCTTGCCCCAATTTGAGTAACCTGTTACTCCTTGGTTGTGAGGGACTGAAATATGTTTCTATTGAGCTTCCTCAGCTGGAGGTGTGCAACCTTGATTTCAATGGCTTAGGTAACTGCTCCCTCTATCTCAATTGTCCAAAAATTCAGCATCTTGAAGTGCAAGGCTGTAGTTGGATCAGAGTCCTTGAAACTCGGTTACTCAGAAACCTTTCCATTTCCAACACTTCAG GACGGGTTAACGGTGTAGTTTTTGGGAAGCTTGTGGCACTTGAGTCATTGGAGATGAGAGGAGTTCAATGGTGTTGGGACGCTGTAAATGAAATGCTTCGATTGTCAAGTGAAGTCAAGCATCTCTTCATGAAGGTGGAATTCACTGGAGATTCTGATTCCCTTCAGCCATTCCCAGAGATCGACTTCGTTGATTTCTTTAACAGCCACCCCAAGCTAACAAAATTTGACATCCATGGTGCCATGTTTGCTGCGCTTTGCCAGAGAAACAGTTTGAAAAAT GTGGACTACAGATTTATGATCCCTTGCCTTGAGGAGGTTGTAGTCACTGTAAGATCGCCACTGAATGCTGAACAGAAAATGAGTACACTAGAGTCATTAATCAACTATGGGAAGAAGCTGAGGAAGATGAGAATAAAAATTCTTCAGATGAAGAGCAGCCATAGCAGTACAGATGATTTTTTCGAGGAAATTTGCAGATTCACACGTATGAATCGCAGGATTGTTTCAATCGAATAA